In Actinomyces sp. zg-332, the following proteins share a genomic window:
- a CDS encoding DsbA family protein translates to MAGKKRVAGSIIAAVIVVLILVVGVALYYVYSSKSSNSSTANGIELAKTGYSDPADYEAGKGIYLSSKGVDVLDKNLPTFEIYMDYTCVHCVHFEKKYSKEISELVKSGKMNVIYRPVNVLQQDYSKYVSSAVIEVLKSADKDKFFEFHSKLTENVADYFDTKDESKITLEYIDKLAKEAGISDETIAKFKNTKYDKYIDTTLERWMQRPLFKGESIGTPTFVLDGKVVSLADIENAGSLAKFIEANK, encoded by the coding sequence ATGGCTGGTAAGAAACGTGTGGCTGGTAGTATTATTGCTGCAGTTATTGTTGTATTAATACTTGTTGTCGGTGTTGCATTGTATTATGTTTATTCTTCAAAGAGTTCTAATTCTTCAACAGCAAATGGAATTGAACTAGCTAAAACTGGTTATTCAGATCCTGCTGATTACGAGGCAGGTAAAGGTATTTATTTATCTTCAAAAGGTGTTGATGTTCTAGATAAAAATCTTCCAACCTTTGAAATATATATGGATTACACTTGTGTTCACTGTGTTCACTTTGAAAAGAAATATAGCAAAGAAATAAGCGAACTGGTAAAAAGTGGAAAAATGAACGTCATATATCGACCAGTTAATGTTTTACAACAGGATTATTCGAAGTATGTATCTTCAGCAGTTATTGAAGTTTTGAAGAGCGCAGATAAAGATAAATTCTTTGAATTCCATAGCAAGTTGACTGAAAATGTAGCTGATTATTTTGACACTAAAGATGAATCCAAAATAACTCTTGAATATATAGATAAATTAGCTAAAGAAGCTGGTATATCAGATGAAACTATAGCTAAGTTTAAAAATACTAAGTACGACAAATATATTGATACAACTCTTGAAAGATGGATGCAACGTCCATTGTTTAAAGGGGAAAGTATAGGTACCCCTACTTTTGTTCTAGATGGAAAAGTAGTTTCATTGGCTGATATAGAAAATGCTGGTTCTTTGGCTAAATTCATTGAAGCTAATAAATAG
- a CDS encoding serine/threonine-protein kinase — MNDSISKTRYISGYKLIECIGHGGMGQVWYAKDPMGNDVAFKLIHPALCHGQSTIKRMNREVSILSKLDHHGIATLLDYELEDEVPFIVTELIDGPTLDKYIKEYGPMSVEETRIFAEELYATIRYLHDKSIIHRDLKPSNVIVADRPVLIDFGIAQKEYDSRITSTGLVSGTPGYLAPEVFAGQLPSFSSDMWALAALVGFAMTGKNPFGNDSWSSIMSRVQSGHLCYSNEDMSEEYINVLRACMHPSPSMRLPFEYFLELLSDPEDLCTRVMTENAKGQTRLLEVKDNRIMYVNSPNDSFNGFMTDYKVEGKNEQITNNTSDLSETFQMNSSDSTDFINNEHFTEEDISTQLVTNRDEIPDFLKTTSFNTDSHNSPRFHPASSNEQGAYPNDLTRKYDSFQSPNLEGISNYPVFDRSVLDSPKTFPENNMSETDKELLQKYDKKYGYKNISKINVSVFVIMLSWLFTAIVFPVLPYGIDISLLNINYFENAVTLSIIPALIICLSFVGNIKTNVVSSVSAGLLKQILKTPVYLFKALLVFVIYCIIFVVVYYLGVKVFVKGDLNSYLVSLITGFILAFISKTSSSVRVGIRVFLDYLDMTFIQTLFFYFVIATIIGVFTFV, encoded by the coding sequence ATGAACGATTCAATCAGCAAAACGCGATATATTAGTGGTTACAAGCTCATCGAATGTATAGGCCATGGCGGTATGGGGCAAGTTTGGTATGCTAAAGATCCTATGGGCAATGATGTGGCTTTTAAACTAATTCACCCTGCGTTATGCCATGGACAATCAACAATAAAAAGAATGAATAGGGAAGTATCCATTCTCTCAAAGTTAGATCACCATGGTATTGCTACTTTGCTTGATTACGAATTAGAAGACGAAGTTCCTTTTATTGTAACTGAACTTATAGATGGTCCTACTTTAGATAAGTACATAAAAGAGTATGGGCCTATGAGTGTGGAAGAAACTAGAATTTTTGCTGAAGAACTATATGCAACTATTAGGTATTTGCATGATAAATCTATTATTCATCGCGATTTGAAGCCTTCAAATGTAATAGTTGCTGATCGACCTGTGCTTATAGACTTTGGTATTGCTCAGAAAGAATACGATTCTCGTATAACAAGTACTGGTCTTGTAAGCGGTACTCCAGGGTACTTGGCTCCTGAAGTTTTTGCTGGACAATTGCCTAGTTTTTCTTCTGATATGTGGGCTTTAGCCGCTCTTGTGGGTTTTGCTATGACTGGGAAAAATCCTTTCGGCAACGATTCCTGGTCTTCGATTATGTCCAGAGTTCAAAGCGGTCATCTGTGTTATAGCAATGAAGATATGTCTGAGGAATATATAAATGTTCTTAGAGCATGTATGCACCCTAGTCCTTCCATGCGTTTGCCTTTTGAATACTTCCTAGAGCTACTTTCCGATCCTGAAGACTTATGTACTCGTGTTATGACAGAAAATGCTAAAGGTCAGACTAGGTTGCTAGAAGTAAAAGACAACAGAATAATGTATGTCAATTCTCCTAATGATAGCTTTAATGGTTTTATGACTGACTATAAGGTTGAGGGAAAAAATGAGCAGATAACTAACAACACTTCAGATTTGTCTGAAACTTTTCAAATGAATAGTTCTGATAGTACCGATTTTATTAATAACGAACACTTTACCGAAGAAGATATTAGTACACAATTAGTTACCAATCGAGATGAAATACCTGATTTTTTGAAAACTACTTCTTTTAATACAGATTCTCACAATTCGCCTAGATTTCATCCTGCGAGCTCAAATGAACAAGGAGCTTATCCAAATGATTTGACTAGAAAATATGATAGTTTTCAGTCACCTAATCTAGAAGGTATTAGTAATTACCCAGTTTTTGATAGATCTGTTTTAGACTCTCCTAAAACTTTTCCAGAAAATAATATGTCTGAAACAGATAAAGAACTTTTGCAAAAATATGATAAAAAATATGGGTATAAAAATATATCTAAAATTAATGTAAGTGTTTTTGTAATTATGCTTAGCTGGTTATTTACGGCAATTGTATTTCCTGTTTTACCTTATGGGATAGATATATCGTTACTGAATATTAACTATTTTGAGAATGCTGTTACTTTGAGCATTATTCCTGCTTTGATTATTTGTTTATCTTTTGTAGGGAATATAAAAACAAATGTAGTTTCTTCCGTGTCGGCTGGGCTTTTAAAACAAATCTTAAAGACTCCAGTATATTTATTCAAGGCTCTGTTAGTTTTTGTTATTTACTGCATAATTTTTGTTGTTGTTTACTATTTAGGTGTAAAAGTATTCGTTAAAGGTGATTTGAATTCGTATCTAGTGTCTTTGATAACAGGGTTTATATTGGCATTTATTTCTAAGACTTCTAGTAGCGTAAGGGTAGGGATAAGGGTATTTTTAGATTATTTAGATATGACCTTTATACAAACGCTGTTTTTCTATTTCGTTATTGCTACTATAATTGGAGTGTTTACTTTTGTATAA
- a CDS encoding ABC transporter ATP-binding protein encodes MATVTFDKATRIYPGGVRPAVDALDLKIEDGEFLVLVGPSGCGKSTSLRMLAGLEEVNSGRILIGDKDVTDVAPKDRDIAMVFQNYALYPHMTVHDNMGFALKIAGTPKEEITRRVKEAAEILDLTEYLDRKPKALSGGQRQRVAMGRAIVRNPQVFLMDEPLSNLDAKLRVQTRTQIASLQKRLGVTTVYVTHDQTEALTMGDRIAVMKDGVLQQVGTPRDMYEIPANEFVAGFIGSPAMNLVKFNVQGEYATLGETKIHLPRTVIDSITKEDEGKLTIGFRPEGLEVISSPEEGSLAIIVDLVEELGSDAYVYGRLKGAENAGQFIVRVAPHSAPSIGSVLYARILPGKQHNFSASSGVRLS; translated from the coding sequence ATGGCAACAGTAACATTCGATAAAGCAACGCGTATCTATCCAGGTGGCGTTCGTCCAGCAGTAGATGCTCTTGATCTAAAAATTGAAGATGGAGAATTTCTAGTCCTAGTTGGACCATCTGGCTGCGGTAAATCAACTTCACTACGTATGCTAGCTGGTCTAGAGGAAGTAAACTCTGGACGCATTCTAATCGGTGATAAAGATGTCACTGATGTAGCACCAAAAGATCGCGATATTGCTATGGTGTTCCAAAATTATGCTCTATATCCACACATGACTGTACATGACAATATGGGTTTTGCCCTAAAAATTGCTGGTACACCAAAAGAAGAAATTACTCGTCGTGTAAAAGAAGCAGCTGAAATTCTAGACCTAACAGAATACTTAGATAGGAAGCCAAAGGCTCTATCTGGTGGTCAGCGTCAACGTGTGGCAATGGGTCGTGCAATTGTTCGTAATCCACAAGTTTTCTTAATGGATGAGCCTTTGTCAAACCTTGATGCGAAGCTACGTGTACAAACACGTACTCAGATTGCTTCACTGCAAAAGCGTCTAGGAGTCACAACAGTTTACGTTACACACGACCAAACTGAAGCTCTAACAATGGGTGACCGAATTGCAGTTATGAAAGATGGTGTTCTACAGCAAGTTGGTACTCCACGCGATATGTATGAAATTCCAGCTAACGAATTTGTCGCTGGATTTATCGGTTCACCAGCCATGAACCTAGTCAAATTCAACGTTCAAGGCGAATATGCAACACTAGGTGAAACAAAAATTCACCTACCACGCACCGTAATTGATTCAATCACTAAAGAAGATGAAGGCAAGTTAACAATCGGTTTCCGCCCTGAAGGACTAGAAGTAATTTCTTCACCTGAAGAAGGAAGCTTAGCTATCATCGTTGATTTAGTTGAAGAACTCGGCTCTGATGCTTATGTTTATGGACGCCTAAAGGGTGCTGAAAACGCTGGTCAGTTCATCGTACGTGTAGCTCCACACTCAGCCCCATCTATTGGCTCAGTTTTATACGCACGTATCCTACCAGGTAAACAACACAACTTCAGTGCTTCATCTGGTGTTAGATTAAGCTAA
- a CDS encoding DUF4032 domain-containing protein codes for MHKTLEITAANVDPALLDLPWNLPLEEWGEDVVVALPRGISRHIVRFVKLSGRILAVKEIGEEVAYREYNLLRDLEKVDIPTVEATAVITGRTDKNGEPLNCALVTEHLPYSLPYRALFSKRMRTETVLRLIDSLAVLLVRLHINGFYWGDCSLSNTLFRRDAGAFAAYLVDAETGELHEKLTIGQRNYDLDLARTNVIGELMDLQAGALITDDIDTIETGSRIVERYEKLWTEITATERLDIKDKWKIEERIKRLNNLGFDVAELIMTTDVDGTSLIIKPKVVDAGHYSRQILRLTGMDVEEQQARHMINDMHTYQVTSGRKDVPLEIVAHAWLDEIFEGTLAKVPTELLAKLEPAQIFHEILEHKWYLSEKQGSEVDIFLATESYVRDILQNRADEREFI; via the coding sequence ATGCACAAAACATTAGAAATAACTGCAGCAAATGTTGACCCTGCCCTACTTGATTTACCTTGGAATTTACCCCTAGAAGAATGGGGAGAAGACGTAGTAGTTGCTCTTCCACGAGGTATATCCAGACATATTGTACGCTTCGTAAAACTTTCTGGGAGAATCCTAGCCGTAAAAGAAATCGGTGAAGAAGTTGCTTATAGAGAATACAACTTACTTAGGGACCTTGAAAAAGTTGACATTCCGACAGTGGAAGCGACAGCTGTAATTACTGGGCGTACAGACAAAAACGGAGAACCTCTAAACTGTGCATTAGTCACAGAACATTTACCATATTCTTTACCTTACCGCGCCTTATTCAGCAAAAGAATGCGTACTGAAACTGTACTACGCCTAATTGACTCACTAGCAGTCTTACTTGTACGTCTACATATAAATGGGTTTTACTGGGGTGACTGTTCCCTATCCAATACCCTATTCCGCAGAGATGCTGGAGCTTTCGCAGCTTACTTGGTAGATGCTGAAACTGGTGAATTACATGAAAAGCTTACAATAGGACAACGCAACTATGATTTAGATTTAGCTCGCACAAATGTAATTGGAGAGCTGATGGACTTACAGGCTGGGGCCCTTATTACTGACGATATAGATACCATTGAAACAGGTAGTCGCATAGTTGAACGTTACGAAAAACTTTGGACAGAAATAACAGCAACTGAACGCTTAGATATCAAAGATAAATGGAAAATTGAAGAACGTATTAAACGTTTAAATAACTTAGGATTTGATGTTGCTGAACTAATAATGACTACAGACGTTGACGGAACTTCACTAATTATTAAGCCAAAAGTCGTGGACGCAGGTCATTATTCAAGACAAATTTTACGACTAACAGGTATGGACGTCGAAGAACAACAAGCTCGTCACATGATTAACGATATGCATACTTATCAGGTAACTAGTGGACGCAAAGATGTACCTTTGGAAATTGTCGCTCACGCTTGGCTAGATGAAATATTTGAAGGTACATTAGCAAAAGTTCCAACAGAACTATTAGCTAAGCTAGAACCAGCCCAAATTTTTCACGAAATACTAGAGCATAAATGGTATTTATCAGAAAAACAAGGCTCAGAAGTAGATATTTTCCTAGCTACCGAAAGCTACGTGAGGGATATTCTACAAAATCGTGCTGACGAAAGAGAATTTATATAG
- a CDS encoding glycerophosphoryl diester phosphodiesterase encodes MAYINRRLYAHRGMSALVPENTLSAFKKCADYGVQWFEFDVDVIADGTVIVCHDSSLDRTTNKTGSYYGLTAKDLSDIDAGSWFSDEYRGEKLPTLSDVINIMNEFDLNANIEIKGCEAGKDYANKLIDSVIDQISNLNEGRQIIVSSFNHLLLAKFKEKAPHITVACLWDANTVSADWYTTMQIVGAEYVHIEDKFVTQDIVKLVKSKGFGINVWTVNDLARANQLFNWGVDGIFTDVAHTFPKPYLDS; translated from the coding sequence ATGGCATACATTAATCGCAGACTATACGCTCATCGAGGAATGAGTGCTTTGGTACCAGAAAATACTCTTTCAGCCTTCAAAAAATGTGCTGACTATGGAGTTCAATGGTTCGAGTTTGATGTCGATGTCATAGCCGATGGCACAGTAATTGTTTGCCATGATTCTTCTTTAGACCGCACAACTAATAAAACTGGGTCATATTATGGTCTAACAGCTAAGGATTTATCTGATATTGATGCTGGATCGTGGTTTTCTGATGAATATCGAGGAGAAAAACTTCCAACTTTAAGTGATGTAATAAATATCATGAACGAGTTTGATTTAAACGCTAATATTGAGATAAAAGGCTGTGAAGCTGGTAAAGACTATGCTAATAAGCTAATAGATAGCGTTATTGACCAAATTTCAAACCTAAATGAGGGTCGTCAAATAATTGTTTCCTCTTTCAACCATTTACTTCTTGCTAAGTTTAAAGAAAAAGCGCCACATATTACAGTTGCTTGTCTGTGGGACGCAAATACTGTATCAGCTGATTGGTACACGACTATGCAAATTGTGGGTGCCGAATATGTGCACATCGAGGATAAATTTGTCACCCAAGATATAGTCAAACTTGTAAAAAGCAAAGGCTTTGGTATAAATGTTTGGACTGTAAATGATTTAGCTAGGGCTAACCAACTTTTCAACTGGGGTGTTGATGGTATTTTTACAGATGTAGCACATACTTTTCCTAAACCATATTTAGATTCTTAA
- the fbaA gene encoding class II fructose-bisphosphate aldolase has protein sequence MPIVTPDVYNEMLDRAREQKFAYPAINVTSSQTLIAALQGFAEAESDGIIQVSVGASEYWSGSTVKDRVTGSLAMAAFAREVAKKYPVNIALHTDHCAKENIDSWIRPLMEIEAEAVARGEQPAYQSHMWDGSAVPLKENLEIAQELLELSVKANTILEVEIGVVGGEEDGIVGEINEKLYTTAEDGLKTVEALGLGEKGRYLTALTFGNVHGVYKPGHVKLRPELLGEIQAEVGQKVGKERPFDLVMHGGSGSTAEEIATAVANGVIKMNIDTDTQYAFTRGLVGHVMKNYDGVLKIDGEVGNKKAYDPRAWGKLAEASMAARVVEACERLGSVGKKM, from the coding sequence ATGCCAATTGTAACACCTGATGTTTATAATGAAATGCTAGATCGTGCACGTGAACAAAAGTTTGCATATCCAGCTATTAACGTTACCTCTTCTCAAACACTAATTGCAGCGTTGCAAGGGTTTGCAGAAGCTGAATCTGACGGCATTATCCAGGTATCAGTAGGTGCATCTGAATATTGGTCAGGATCAACAGTAAAGGATCGTGTAACAGGTTCCCTAGCAATGGCTGCTTTTGCACGTGAAGTTGCTAAGAAATACCCAGTAAACATTGCTTTGCATACAGATCACTGTGCAAAGGAAAATATTGATTCATGGATTCGTCCACTTATGGAAATCGAAGCTGAAGCAGTAGCACGTGGTGAACAGCCAGCTTACCAATCACATATGTGGGATGGTTCAGCAGTTCCTTTGAAAGAAAACCTAGAAATTGCTCAAGAATTACTAGAACTTTCAGTAAAAGCTAATACAATTCTTGAAGTTGAAATTGGTGTTGTTGGTGGTGAAGAAGATGGAATCGTTGGTGAAATCAATGAGAAACTTTACACAACAGCAGAAGATGGCTTGAAAACAGTAGAAGCATTAGGCTTGGGTGAAAAAGGTCGCTATCTAACAGCGCTTACTTTTGGTAACGTCCATGGCGTTTACAAGCCAGGACACGTAAAGTTGCGTCCAGAACTACTTGGCGAAATCCAAGCAGAAGTTGGCCAAAAAGTTGGCAAAGAACGCCCATTTGATCTAGTAATGCATGGTGGCTCAGGCTCAACAGCAGAAGAAATTGCAACAGCAGTTGCTAACGGTGTTATCAAGATGAACATCGATACAGACACACAGTACGCATTCACACGTGGTCTAGTAGGACACGTAATGAAGAACTACGACGGTGTTCTAAAGATTGATGGTGAAGTTGGTAACAAGAAAGCTTACGATCCACGCGCATGGGGTAAGTTAGCTGAAGCATCAATGGCTGCACGTGTAGTTGAAGCTTGCGAACGCTTAGGTTCTGTTGGCAAGAAAATGTAA
- a CDS encoding inositol-3-phosphate synthase: MSKIRTAIVGVGNCASSLVQGVTYYNNADENEKVPGLMHVNFGGYHVNDVEFVAAFDVDDKKVGLDLADAIFASENNTIKFADVPHSGVTVQRGHTFDGLGDYYRKTITESKEEPVDIVKVLKETKAEVVVCYLPVGSEQAAKFYAQCAMEAGCAFVNCLPVFIASDPQWAEKFVKAGVPIVGDDIKSQVGATISHRVMAKLFEDRGIKIDRTYQLNVGGNMDFMNMLQRDRLESKKVSKTRAVTSNIDTKLADRDVHIGPSDYIAWLDDRKWAFVRLEGHAFGDVPISLEYKLEVWDSPNSAGIVIDAIRAARIGLDRGISGPIFSASSYFMKSPPEQYSDDLARENVEKFISGELNR; the protein is encoded by the coding sequence ATGTCTAAAATACGCACTGCAATAGTTGGTGTTGGAAACTGCGCTTCTTCACTTGTACAAGGTGTAACCTACTACAATAACGCTGATGAAAATGAAAAAGTACCTGGTCTAATGCACGTAAATTTTGGTGGTTACCATGTAAACGATGTGGAATTTGTCGCAGCCTTTGATGTTGATGATAAAAAAGTTGGACTAGATTTAGCTGACGCTATTTTTGCAAGTGAAAATAACACCATAAAATTTGCTGATGTTCCACATAGTGGTGTAACAGTGCAACGTGGACATACTTTTGATGGTCTAGGTGACTACTATCGTAAAACTATTACTGAATCTAAAGAAGAACCTGTTGATATAGTCAAAGTTTTGAAAGAAACAAAAGCAGAAGTTGTAGTATGCTATTTACCTGTCGGTAGTGAGCAAGCCGCTAAATTTTATGCGCAATGTGCTATGGAAGCAGGATGTGCTTTTGTAAACTGTTTACCAGTATTTATTGCCAGCGACCCACAATGGGCTGAAAAGTTCGTAAAAGCAGGTGTTCCTATCGTTGGTGACGATATTAAGAGTCAGGTCGGCGCTACAATTAGCCATCGTGTTATGGCTAAATTATTCGAAGACCGAGGCATTAAGATTGATCGTACTTACCAGCTAAACGTTGGCGGTAATATGGACTTCATGAATATGCTGCAGCGTGACCGTTTGGAATCTAAGAAAGTTTCAAAGACTCGTGCTGTGACTTCAAACATTGATACTAAATTGGCTGATCGTGATGTACATATCGGTCCTAGCGACTATATTGCTTGGCTAGACGACCGCAAATGGGCTTTTGTACGTTTAGAAGGTCATGCTTTCGGAGATGTTCCTATTTCCCTAGAGTACAAGTTAGAAGTATGGGACTCACCAAACTCTGCAGGTATCGTTATCGATGCTATACGTGCAGCTCGTATCGGTTTAGATCGTGGAATTTCTGGTCCTATCTTTAGTGCTTCTAGTTACTTCATGAAGTCTCCACCAGAACAATACAGCGATGATTTAGCTCGTGAAAATGTTGAAAAGTTTATTTCAGGTGAGTTGAATCGTTAA
- a CDS encoding ABC transporter ATP-binding protein, with amino-acid sequence MSVVEINDLNLVKNGNTILKNVNLSIQEKQNWIILGPNGAGKTSLVQIIAGRLFPTNGEVYILDEKLGTFPAEVLHQTVGFASSSLVEKFDRNSTPLEIVLTASYGKTAHWKEEYDQLDYERAKTLLGVFGIQDLQNRLFHSLSQGEMQKVLLARALMNDPEILVLDEPTSGLDIGTREDLLSGLQEIAFDKRGPSMIMVTHHLEQIPQGFTHIALMKDGEVKIAGEIEEILSGANISSIFERPIEVFELEGRYFAKGK; translated from the coding sequence ATGAGTGTTGTAGAAATAAATGATTTGAACTTAGTCAAAAATGGCAACACTATTTTAAAAAATGTGAATTTGAGTATACAGGAAAAGCAAAACTGGATAATTCTAGGACCTAATGGGGCTGGTAAGACAAGTCTTGTTCAGATAATAGCTGGTAGACTTTTCCCTACAAACGGTGAAGTTTATATTCTAGATGAAAAGCTAGGTACTTTTCCTGCTGAAGTTTTACATCAAACTGTTGGTTTTGCTTCTTCCTCTTTGGTTGAAAAATTTGATAGAAACTCCACTCCTCTTGAAATAGTTTTGACTGCTAGTTATGGTAAGACCGCTCATTGGAAAGAAGAATATGATCAACTTGACTATGAGCGAGCTAAAACTCTTCTGGGTGTATTCGGTATTCAGGATTTACAAAATAGGCTTTTTCATAGTCTTTCTCAAGGAGAAATGCAGAAAGTACTTTTGGCTAGGGCACTTATGAACGACCCTGAAATACTAGTTTTAGATGAACCTACTTCTGGGTTAGATATTGGAACTCGTGAAGATTTACTAAGCGGTTTACAAGAAATTGCTTTCGATAAACGTGGACCAAGTATGATTATGGTTACTCATCATCTTGAACAAATTCCACAAGGATTTACTCACATAGCCTTGATGAAAGATGGGGAAGTCAAGATTGCTGGTGAGATAGAAGAGATTTTGTCTGGGGCGAATATAAGTAGTATTTTTGAACGTCCTATTGAAGTTTTTGAACTAGAGGGAAGATACTTCGCCAAAGGTAAATAA
- the rplL gene encoding 50S ribosomal protein L7/L12: MAKLTPAELIEAFKELSLIELSDFVKLFEETFDVEAAAPAAVAVAAAPAAGGDAGAAEEKDSFDVVLESAGDKKIGVIKVVRALTSLGLKEAKELVDGAPNTVLEGAAKEAAEKAKAELEEAGATVTLK, translated from the coding sequence ATGGCAAAGCTTACTCCAGCAGAACTAATTGAAGCTTTCAAAGAACTATCACTAATTGAACTATCAGATTTCGTTAAGCTATTCGAAGAAACATTCGATGTTGAAGCAGCAGCTCCAGCAGCAGTAGCAGTTGCAGCAGCTCCAGCAGCTGGTGGCGACGCAGGCGCAGCTGAAGAAAAAGACTCATTTGATGTTGTTCTAGAATCAGCTGGCGACAAGAAGATCGGTGTTATCAAGGTTGTACGTGCCCTAACATCACTAGGTCTAAAGGAAGCTAAGGAACTAGTTGACGGTGCTCCAAATACTGTTCTAGAAGGTGCAGCAAAGGAAGCAGCTGAAAAGGCAAAGGCTGAACTAGAAGAAGCTGGCGCAACTGTAACACTAAAGTAA
- the rplJ gene encoding 50S ribosomal protein L10 — MARPDKVAAVEEIAENLRSATAVLLTEYRGLSVTQLKELRRSLNGIANYAVVKNTLATIAAKEVGFDFLESELTGPTAIAYVTGEPVEAAKALRDFSKANPQLVIKAGVLEGQLLTVEDVKKLANLESREVLLAKSAGVLKAAMYQAAYVFTAPAIKAVRTVEALRVKQGGEE, encoded by the coding sequence ATGGCGAGGCCTGATAAGGTAGCAGCAGTTGAAGAAATCGCTGAAAATTTGCGTAGTGCAACTGCCGTTTTGCTAACCGAATACCGTGGACTAAGCGTTACACAACTAAAAGAGTTGCGTCGTTCCCTAAACGGTATTGCAAACTACGCCGTGGTGAAGAACACTCTTGCTACAATTGCAGCCAAAGAAGTTGGTTTCGATTTCCTAGAATCAGAACTAACAGGTCCAACTGCTATTGCCTACGTAACAGGTGAACCAGTTGAAGCTGCTAAAGCACTACGTGACTTCTCCAAGGCAAACCCACAGCTAGTCATCAAGGCTGGTGTTCTAGAGGGTCAGCTACTAACCGTCGAAGACGTAAAGAAGTTGGCAAACCTAGAATCACGCGAAGTACTACTTGCAAAATCTGCTGGTGTGCTTAAAGCTGCAATGTACCAAGCTGCATATGTCTTTACAGCACCAGCTATCAAAGCTGTGCGTACAGTTGAAGCCCTACGCGTAAAGCAGGGCGGCGAAGAGTAA
- a CDS encoding DUF4300 family protein produces the protein MKRAFNLVVAFFAVLFIATGCSNVEKTVESTSNPIKPSLTYSNLVDKDSQDQLRKYLKKADIADEKIESLLKDINEYNKLVGDKVGLVKTGFKTINSFSPIYEDDKIAEIWQNQGLVGYNCRITTFRLLSDFIKVKNPKIDDTSMLFSDKEAIETSNVIPKEQENNFYSLFSYISTDDTDKVQTHLKAQQDSWRDKGVSFENKNASVISVVFNTNIEEKQDTAQLFIGHIGILLKGDNGEYIFLEKLSFTDPYQMLIFKNKQEVNDYLVTKYDNDTVSKTAPPFIMENANLMKEYRPNLNKYKK, from the coding sequence ATGAAGAGAGCTTTTAATCTGGTAGTAGCATTTTTCGCTGTTTTGTTTATAGCCACAGGTTGTTCTAATGTTGAAAAAACAGTAGAAAGTACCTCTAATCCTATAAAACCAAGTTTAACTTATTCAAATTTAGTTGATAAAGATTCACAAGATCAGCTACGGAAATATTTGAAAAAGGCTGATATTGCTGATGAAAAAATTGAAAGTTTGTTGAAAGACATAAACGAGTACAATAAATTAGTTGGAGATAAGGTTGGGCTAGTAAAAACAGGTTTCAAAACTATCAACTCTTTTTCTCCGATTTACGAAGACGATAAAATAGCTGAAATTTGGCAAAATCAAGGTTTGGTTGGCTATAACTGTCGCATAACTACTTTTAGACTGTTGTCTGACTTTATTAAAGTTAAAAACCCTAAAATTGATGATACAAGCATGCTATTTAGTGATAAAGAAGCAATTGAAACAAGTAATGTTATTCCTAAAGAACAAGAAAATAATTTTTATAGTTTATTCTCATATATAAGCACTGATGATACAGATAAAGTTCAAACGCATTTGAAAGCTCAGCAAGATAGTTGGCGAGATAAAGGTGTTTCTTTTGAAAACAAAAATGCTAGTGTTATATCGGTTGTATTCAATACTAATATTGAAGAAAAACAAGATACTGCACAGCTATTTATCGGGCATATCGGTATTTTGCTAAAAGGTGATAATGGTGAGTATATATTTCTAGAGAAACTGTCATTTACTGATCCTTATCAAATGTTAATTTTCAAAAATAAGCAAGAAGTAAATGATTACTTAGTGACAAAATATGATAATGATACGGTCTCTAAGACTGCACCACCTTTCATTATGGAAAATGCGAATTTGATGAAGGAATATAGGCCGAACTTAAATAAATACAAAAAATAG